One window of the Labeo rohita strain BAU-BD-2019 chromosome 9, IGBB_LRoh.1.0, whole genome shotgun sequence genome contains the following:
- the nostrin gene encoding nostrin, whose protein sequence is MKDPLSSCTYNLLYQDLKRISKNGEFFCKEILAVFQQRSELEINYSKGLQKIAGKLLKVSKEMCDNSTYRAWSFISDEMYASADAHRILGNALNQDAIQEVRQILDEHTKRKRPLDNAVEKAGKLVLTNWSDQIKLKKKLIGLTREHEALFSFVEKNKQISTEKEKQKMLNRLTKSAELQVRVDEEYFNTNLEGHHIRLKLENTLKTCYQIVQELEKQRIETLSNTLDKYSLFMTVYAQTVIHSHKQIEQAVRKVDVEKDIQSLVEDVSATADDNTAEFLMTDYFEEEGKTVMPKDRRRDGIRTKLQRLEDSITKTKSDREGLEKMVKVYTEQPNFSNQKNLEETEQLLDEVILKLDLLEATHCKLTHSLAEIEGKPKSRHRFSDSISKWKEKDCEHSVVQLSRPVKIKKTPFRSRQSMRSSMINKNVVRPATTSEEPSTETTEVTQNNTDEQQSGPVNGSVSESEEDEQGSEFCSIGKCKALYSFTSDREDELNINEGDVLDIFQKDDSGWWFGELNGQRGHFPSTYVEELPVLTEMKSSEA, encoded by the exons ATGAAGGACCCGCTGAGCAGCTGTACT tataatCTGCTGTATCAGGATCTGAAGAGAATCTCTAAGAATGGCGAGTTTTTCTGCAAAGAGATCTTGGCCGTCTTCCAGCAAAG ATCTGAACTGGAAATCAACTATTCAAAAGGACTTCAGAAGATTGCAGGGAAACTTCTTAAAGTCTCGAAAGAGATGTGTGACAA CTCTACGTATCGTGCGTGGTCCTTCATATCAGATGAAATGTACGCCTCAGCAGATGCCCACCG CATACTGGGAAACGCTCTCAACCAAGATGCTATTCAGGAAGTCCGTCAAATCCTAGATGAGCACACGAAAAGAAAAAGACCG CTTGACAATGCTGTTGAAAAGGCCGGAAAGCTTGTTCTTACAAACTGGAGTGACCAAATAaag CTTAAAAAGAAGCTGATTGGTTTGACAAGAGAACATGAAGCACTCTTTAGCTTTGTGGAGAAGAATAAGCAAATCAGTACGGAGAAGGAAAAACAGAAG ATGTTGAACAGATTGACTAAATCTGCAGAGCTTCAGGTCAGGGTTGATGAAGAATATTTTAACACCAACCTGGAGGGTCACCACATCCGACTGAAGCTGGAGAACACACTCAAAACCTGCTACCAG ATCGTTCAGGAGCTTGAGAAGCAAAGAATAGAGACTCTGTCCAACACCCTAGACAAGTACAGTCTCTTTATGACTGTATACGCACAGACCGTCATTCAT AGTCACAAACAGATCGAGCAGGCCGTACGCAAAGTTGATGTGGAGAAGGACATTCAATCGCTCGTCGAGGACGTCAGTGCTACAGCGGACGACAACACAGCTGAATTCCTCATGACTGACTACTTT GAGGAAGAAGGAAAAACAGTCATGCCAAAAGACAGGAGGAGAGATGGCATAAGGACCAAACTGCAGCGTCTAGAGGACTCCATCACGAAAACAAAAAGCGACAGAGAAG GTTTAGAGAAAATGGTAAAAGTATATACAGAACAGCCAAACTTCTCCAATCAAAAAAACCTGGAGGAAACAGAACAGTTACTGGATGAG GTCATCCTCAAACTGGACCTTTTGGAGGCAACGCATTGCAAACTGACTCACAGTCTGGCAGAGATAGAGGGCAAACCGAAATCAAGACATCGATTCAGTGACAGCATCAGTAAATGGAAAGAAAAG GACTGCGAGCACAGCGTGGTGCAGCTTTCTCGACCGGTTAAGATCAAAAAGACTCCGTTCAGATCACGTCAGTCCATGAGGAGCTCCATGATCAATAAAAATGTGGTTAGGCCTGCTACGACAAGCGAAGAGCCCTCGACTGAGACCACCGAAGTCACACAAAACAACACAGATGAGCAACAGAGCGGCCCGGTTAACGGAAGCGTGTCTGAGTCCGAAGAGGATgaacagg GCTCTGAATTCTGCTCGATCGGTAAATGCAAGGCTTTATACAGCTTTACGTCAGACAGAGAGGATGAGTTAAACATTAATGAAG GAGACGTACTGGATATCTTTCAGAAGGACGACTCGGGCTGGTGGTTCGGTGAGCTGAATGGACAGAGAGGACATTTCCCATCCACGTATGTGGAGGAGCTGCCTGTTTTGACTGAAATGAAGTCATCTGAAGCTTAG